The genomic region CTCATTGCCTTTGCCCTTTTGGTCTTTGCCTTGGGTTCTTTTGTAGTTAACAAAGGTTTGTTCCTTTTTCTGTTACTATGGGCTctatgttttaatttgattcttgGACCCTGATTCTTACTTTCTTAGAGAATTAAGTGTTACTTGTATAGCTAGAAATATGCATCAATAATTTGGTAGACATATACTTAGTCTTTTACTTCACTATGTGACTTTTCATTCTCAGCATGGTTATCTGATTGAGGCAATAAATTGTTGTTCTGTATTATAAATGAACCAGACAGCACTAGTCCAAATGTTCTTCAACGGATTGGAACTTTAGGAATAGTTCCATATGTGAATGGTGGCCATCATGAAGCTTCACAGATCCTTGGAGAGAAggataagaagaaagatgaaaatagATTTCAGATTCCTGCTTTTAAAGGTGCAAGTGTTTTGCCATTTCGCCATCCATGCGTGAATTTCACATTTCCTCCTCCCCCTCCACCTACTCGTAGACGGCTTGGACCTCGGCGTAAGTTGGACTTCTTACTTCTTATTTTCATCATCAGAGTTGTATATTGGAACATAGCCTTCACTGTGATTGAGTGATTGTAGTTATATTTTTCACATGAAGGCATTAAAAGGAGTAGTTTGTGATAGAAGCAAACATATTTGTTAACAATAACATGTTATATCACCAGAAAACCATTGGATCATTCGTATGTTGGTTTTTTAATCACTCTTgttgcaccaaattaaaatgatcaaaacatAGGCTGAAATAACATTCTTGTCATCTTGACTTGCTTGTTTCAATATGTGCATATTGAGCATATGTGTCATTATCTTGGTACTGATTTTATTCTTGTTCATCCCGTTTTCAGCATGTCCAGTGTGTTATCTCCCTGTGGATCAGGCAATAGCTAGCATGCCAAGCTCTTCATCAGCATCTCCAGTGCTTCATAATCTGACATATGTTCTTAATGAAAATCCTATCAAAAGTGAACCACAAGGGGGCTCTGACTTTGGTGGATATCCATCTCTAAAGCAAAGAAATGATTCATTTGATATAAAAGAGTCAATGGCAGTGCACTGTGGGTAGGATCTGCTCCCCTGATCACATTTTTAATACAACATAATAACAGAAAATTATGtgattttttatactttatatggTGCATGTAAatgattcaatgcattatttgtCTTCATAAATAGGTCTTGTTCCTCTGTTGCGTTCTAATATTACAATTCATATGCTTTCTCTGTCAGATTCATTAAGGGAAGTAAACCTGGTCATGGGACTGGATTTGACTTTGATGAGTCTGACCTTGCAGAGTTGCAGCAGTTCCATGACATCATTGTTGCATCTGCCATATTTGGTACTTACTGGGCATTCAATCTTCCACATTAGCTTCTTGGTTATGTATGTCGGATCTTCTTCATTGCTATATGTTTTTTGTTCTTCAGGGAACTATGATGTAATACAGCAGCCCCAGAACATTAGTgaagaagcaaagaaaaatatCCCTTTCTACATGTTTGTTGATGAAGAAACAGAAGCATTCATGAAAAATAGAAGTATTTTGAGCAGCAGTAAGCGGGTGGGCTTGTGGAGAATTGTTGTCATCCACAATGTTCCTTATAGTGATGCAAGACGTAATGGGAAGGTCAGCATAATTTGGTTCGTTTGattttcaacttcttttcttattttctctaATCATTACTTGGACTCTTTGTGATCTGATTCACCTTTGACCATTTACAAGATCCTTGAATATTAgttagttattttttttttgatattccGAGTACATAAGGGAGAAAAAGGAAATTACTGTTATTGAATtcattgaataatttatatatatgctcagaatataaaaggttgattttatttttccatatcaTTGTGACTTTTGCATTCAACCGTACCATCTATTGCCTTTAATGCGAGGGTGGATTTTGTGAATTGgttctattatttttttgctcTATGCTCAAAACTTAGCATCTATGGTGTTTTGGTGTATTCCATCTTGCATTTTGCTGTTATTAAAGGGTGTGATTGCGACTTAGTTTTGTTTGGTTCTAATAGACAAACAGGAAGAAGCACATACATATCTTGGCAATTGATTCTCCTCACTGTTTCTGTTTTCCTTCTTCAATATGTacctaaatttatatatttcagtCCACAAAATAAGAGTGTATGAGCttgatattttatgaaagtttGGGGACAGCTGGTTCTTTAATCGTTCAGAGTTGCTGAGTCATTTTTACTTGGCAGGTCCCAAAGCTTTTATTACATAGAATCTTCCCAAATGTTCGCTACTCAATATGGATAGATGGAAAGCTACAGCTTGTTGTGGATCCTTACCAAGTTCTTGAGAGGTACCCTacattttatggttttatttatatgccgttggtttttaaaattgatttaaaaattcttaGATTATATGATTTCTTTTCCATCATATGGTTTCATTCTCAAGACTTTTTGTCATTTAAGAATGTTAAAACCAAATTGTTGCTACATAGCTACTTAAATAAGTTTTACATtgctttaatatttaatcattatcTGTTTTGGTTATTCTTCTCAGATTCTTGTGGCGCCAAAATGCTAATTTTGCAATCTCGAGACACTACAGACGATTTGATGTCTTTGTGGAGGCTGAAGCAAATAAAGCTGCAGGAAAATATGATAATTCCTCGATTGATGAGCAGgtggatttttataaaaaagaggGTTTAACTCCATATTCTGAGGCCAAACTTCCGATAACCAGCGGTACGTACAATATTTTATGCAAATAGGTAAATGCCTTCTACTTATGCAGTGATTCAACCAATtctacattaaaaaaaattcaactttttgGTATCAACTGGCATTCTTCAGATGTTCCCGAAGGTTGTGTACTCATAAAGGAACATATTCCCATTACAAATCTGCTTACCTGCCTGTGGTTCAATGAAGTCAACCGTTTTACATCCAGGGACCAGTTAAGCTTTGCCATAGTAAGGGATAAAATAATGACAAAAGTTGATTGGAGTATCAATATGTTCTTGGATTGTGAAAGACGCAATTTTGTCATACAGGTAtctatatattatgtattggCATTTTAACTTGATCAGACTGAATTTAGAGCATAAACCTTAATatacctttttatatttttaccaaatCCTGAAATAGACAAGAAGTTACTTAAGAACACATTCAGTTATTCCAATGTTGAAAGTCATTCTTATTATTGCATGATATGCTGAATTGAAGGATTGAGGCTTTTTGGTCTTCATTTTTCTGGTTAGAGGGATTCCATAGGCTTTTATTGGATACTACCAACATTCTTTCCATGCATATGCTTGGACTGTGGCATTTATAGGTTTGATGGGTGACTGTTATAATTGCCGAGTGATTTTTTCTTTACAGTCATACCATAGGGATTTGTTGGAGCAAATGCCTCCACCTGTTCCTGCTGTGGTTCGACGTCCACCAGCTTTGCCCAACacacgtggaaaaactcctGGGAAGAGGATTCCTAGACGTGGAAGGGATAGAAGATCGGGTTCAAGCCGTCACCGTAAGGCTGCTGCTAGTAATAGAGatagaaatttcttttaaatgctGTTTGAGCCAAAAAGAGAGGAAGGAATTTAGCTTCgttcttttgttttactttaacaaaatcaaattgcttCTAATTGTCACCATAGGACTGTTTAGATACTTTTAGGATCATACAAGGAGAACATTGATACACATATTTTGTCTGAAATTTTGATATCTAATTCATATATTGTTGTAGATTCTGAATGAGCTTCATACAAGCTGTTGTCATTCACATAAAAAGAATCTTTGTTTAGATAGAGTTTGTTGAGGTTTAAACAGTAAAAAATTATGTGAAGAGACATGTTTGGTTAGATGAAAAATACAGTCTCAACTTTCAGATAGTCCAtgtgattaatatatatatataagtttccTTTATTCGCTACAGCTGTAAGGTGAGAGAGGTTAGCAATGATGGGTTCCTCTTGAAAAGCCTCTATTTGATAAAAGAGTAGAATGGTTGTCATTTGGCTGGCTTTGCCTTACATATCAAAGTAAACGTGATTGGGATTTTGTAAATCATGCAAACCACTCTCCAAACAATCTAAatcattttgagaaaaaaaaggaaatctGAATGCAATTTGGGATTTCTTAGCAGTGAATTATAGGGATGTAATCGCAAAGAAATGAAATCTTAAGGGCGTGTATTCTTTAACTTATCCTTGAAAAAGTGTTGCCAAAACTTAGgcttttggaaattttctaaaGCAGGATATGAACCTTTTCTAGactaaaaaattctaaagttgACCATTTTTAGGTCTTTTTGATCAATTAATTAAAGCAATGAGAATCTGAAGTCCTTGAAGGGCTCAAGGTTGTATTATCTTATagacttttcttctttttttctttaattacgggataaatttagatttatatattattatttaatgatattatgAAGTGTGGGTGACTTCATTAATTtgtaatgaaatttaaagaaaaaaacaagacTTGACTTGAGACAAGCCAAAATCCCTAAATATGGTGAACCATTATTTTCTAAATGAGGACCAGCCAAATATCCCCAATCTAAGACATTAAAGTACTCTTTTTGGGTAGCAAAATTTACTAGGATTggtaaaaaatatcaataagtCTAGACTTTAGGCCCTACTTAATCTCATTCcgtatataacaaatatatctcaaaaaaaaaatcattaattagttgaataaaaaaaaggaaaaatttttcACCCATTACCAGTTGCCCCACTTAAGTTTTGAGTTgctttatatttctttaaatccaaataaaatctCCTATGAAATAGTCAAAATCTATTATAAAGCTGCCTTGATTTTGGCATTAATGCTTTGTTTCCCAAGTTATAAACTTTCCTTTTATTCTTCCATTTCAGCTCTGGGGTCAGTGTTTTTGCCCATTTTTTCATTGATCAATGAGCTTACCAGGGTTCTTCATCATTTGTATGCTCCATTCAATGGTTGCCATCACTTGTGGAGCTTTAATGGTGTTTTACACCAAGGAAGTCTCGGTTTTCGGCCACGGCCACGAGATTGCGAGTAAACTACAAGGTTCAACACCCCATGATCAACTCTTGATCCAAACATCTCAATCGTTTTCTGGGTTGCTTTTGTTCACCATTGGTCTTGTGTTGTTCATGGTGGCATTTGTTGAAGACAGAGAGTTCCAAAGCTTCTTTGCAAAAGGGTGTGTGCTTCTTCATGTTTCAATGGCCGTTTGGAGGGTTTGTTTTGAAGGAAAGCTTGAAGATCTTGCCCATCAATGGCTTAGGCAAGCTCTTGGGGATATCATGTTGTCTCTTTCTTGGGTTTTGCTTCTTGCCTGTTCATGGAGGGAGAAGTATGATTAAAGGGTTGAGAAATGAAAGACAAGTTGagttattttgtcaaaatgcTGTTTTGTTCAGGTCAGGCAGTGAAATATGAGAAAGAGTGAATCTAGAACATGCTTGAGTTTAAAGAATAATGAAAGGGCAATGTCATAGCTTGGGGTGGAGGGGAATGGTtttaatgtaatataataaaatccCATGTAATTTTTGTCCCAATAaaccaataaaattttgtaaggAATTGCCGtatcttttatttgctttcccCCCCCCCCTGGATTGCCTAGTTCTTTTCAACACATGGATACAAATAGCTTTGGGATTTTTTTCCcccaattttacaaaaaaaatattttttcatttaattttttgtctttttaagttttgaatttgtattttttattaaatcaccccaaaatatatttatatatttttatattttaaaatttttaaaattaattaaatatttacatgccGTCCACACAACAATTCACATTAATACCACAtgagtaaaattaataaatgttgactttttcatcaattttaagataatttgacaaaaaaacctaaatttaaagacttaaaaataaaaaattaaataaaaaataaaataattttttaataaaattaaaaagattgagtTTTAAACATTGACATGAAATTGAACATCATTCGATAGGATAACATAATTTCAGTGGATACATGTGCCTTAGCTTTGCCTGTCCTGCAGCAACATTAGGGATCGGCTATAACCATACATGTTGGAGTATAGGGAAGAAGCTTGTCTATAATGGATTATGTGTTtattgtatgttttatttttatgagttcTTTTTTCACATAGAATCAATGTTGTCAGAATTAGATTGGTAGTCAAATTAGTTAGATTATTAATTTTCGGTTTGATTGATTTGATCGGTTTAAgtggtttaaaataaataaattatttttaaaaaaatgttaatataaaaatcGATTTAACTGGTTCATATCGGTGCGCGAATCAACTGATTTTATACCTCTCATTGAACCACTGCTCCAACCGATTCTAGGTTCAACCAGTCCGGTTCAAACAACATTATGTGGAATGAATTGGAACACCAATAATAATTTCATGCATTACTTTAATAACTAGACCAATTCAACTGCCAgtctaataataattaattaaataattaaaaatcaataaaaataaaaattaaagaaattataaaataggttCAACTgcaatttctgtttttctttttactagTTCTACGGGATTTCCAATTTAAGTGGTCCAAATCGTTTTATCAAATCTGGTACACTGACTGGTTCTTAATCTAATCTGTCACCTTGAATTCCAACAAATGTTGTTTCATGAACCAAGATATGGACATTTGAGGACTCCAAATGCATTAAACTcttgaaaagaaattgaacataTCTGTCTTTAGGCACACACAAACCCGAGTAAGAAGCTTGATGAAGTAAGGTTTGTTTAGATGATGATCAATTAGGCCTATTCCtccatgtttttctttttcttgactTCTCTGTTTTAAACTACAAGGTGTTCTAATTCTTCAAACTGAATTAGATTTTCATGTACCATGTCATATTATGAATAAACTGGCAGGATGTATGTATTTTCTGGATTGCACTCTGCCTGTGGTGTGATTATAACTCTGTTCATGGCTCAACTCTTTTGACATATGAAGCTGACATTTTTTGTAATATCTCTTGGTAACCTAGTCTATTTGCTGCTATACCAAGAATATCATATATGCTAAATAGTAATTCATTAACCAAAGTCCATAGATAAGGCCATTACATTACTGTTAAACATGAAAACACACATAAACACAAATTATTCAACCCAAATTTCATTAATCTTAGGTCCCCAATATTACCAAGAAGTAGAACGTCATTGCTCTTTATGTCTGTTTAACGACCACATGTGCAGTTGGTGCAGCTGCAGTTATCTCCGCACTTGCAATCATTCTCAGTTGGAACCTCTGCCACAACAGTGCTGATGTAGCTGCAAGGAAACAACACAGTccagattatatatattaatttagcaTCAGATCATAGAAATAGCATGCTTTGAAGAATTTTATGGATAATATTGGTTCGTTTTGTTGCAGGTATCAAAGCCATTGAAGAGTTGAAAGTACATATATACCTCTTCTCAGTCTCAATGACCATGGTGTTACTGCTTCCCTTCTTCCTGCAACCATAGAAAATCCAAcgataaattatgtcaaaacatGAACATAATCTAAAAACCAGACACAAACTTAGAACATGACAAAGATAGTATGGATTTACTTACACGCACTGGCTCTTGTCAGAGCAGTCGCAGTTGCCGCAAGTGTTAGACATGGTGAATTTGAGTGTCTTAAAGTTGATAGCTAGCTTGCAATATTGGGATTGCTATACTTTGCAGCACGAGCATGCATTTATAGATGAGGAAGCAAATTGCAATGATGCAAAGCGAGGGGAGGGTACTGTTTGGTTCAAGTGCTGAAAGAATCTTTTGATAATGGTGGGCGAAGGTTTGCTATCCTCCTCTCATGTCCATATCATTTCTCCTTTTAGGAAAGGGAGATAAGaatatgtatgcatatattaatctataaaattaaaattgaaaaagtttgtaaaaattaaactttgagAATCCACATTAACATCATAcgataaattcaaaattaaattattaatttatcgtaaaaaaatatagaattcaataaatttatttaaattttacactgGATACATGTTCTTGCTTATCTCTTATggcttatatatgtatatttacaATTCTTTGATTCTATACATTGGTCCTTAGCAGTATGGCACCACAGCGATAGGATGTTTTATTCGTTTGTCTTTTACCTTTTTctagttttcttcttcttttgtctttttttttttgctctttaaaaaaaagcaaGTAAAGAAAGGTAAATTGTTTTATCCGGTGAGATATAATATAATGGGTTTGGTGACTGAATTGACTTGattttcattcattaattaTTGACCATCAATTTGCTAGGCATCTTTCTTCCGAATTAAAGATTGATGGAGAATTTCTATttcaatcatttattaaaatataaatttcttatttgtaatataaaatacaataaattgaaaaattaaatatattcgaatttaaattaaaataaatttagataagaTTTACGATTAAAAAAACCATTACATTTCTACAACTTAAATTTGGATATTCAGAATTCCAAAATCGCAATCTTTATTAACATTGCCAAGATCTTATGGTCAAATTCCTTATTCTTGAGAAGATTTTTACAGCTTAAATTTAGATAAGATCTTgggttaaatatatatttatttttctaattatagagtttgtaatatgttttaaatttttgtattatttatatatttgaaatttagttttgtatttttgttttcaaaatttagtctctttatttttcgagttaaaatataagtttatatgttaacactattaaaatttatttgttaaatttattggtgtgacaatttaaattttttaaaaatacttagtaacaaaatgacattataatagacctaaatttaatagataattttaatggtgataacaattcttaaaaatttaaatagacattttaatttgaataaagtatTTAGACTAAGTAATGGTattataaaagttgaaatattaaattatttcaaaactaaaatagagagattaaatctcaaatttgaataaaatatatggatcaaaactgaaaattaaatattcttatatgatctaaaaaaatagaaaaaattatattattatgtaaagacaaaaacaaaggaaatgtACATGTGCCAAGTAAGAAATGCCTTATGTCCTTCCTTTTATAGATAGTAGTGTGGATATTGCGCCcattaattaacttttatagTTGACTTTTGGTCTAATAATGactccttttccttttcctcctTTGTTAGAGTTAGAGTACGTTTTGAAGGGAACTTAATTATTCTTTGGTATGCATACCAGCTCTCGAGCCATGTCAAAGTCAAGTGGGAAATATTTAACCATGTCaaagtgtcacggggctagagtTTTCTCTTGCGATCCGTGTGGCCTTAGGCGATctgttcgtccaaactcgcctaagtcagccttaactcaagtgaagattccttaagaactcctccaaggcaccaaattgaagagcggaagcgatttatgccaaaagaagaacaacaaagaaTAACATAAAGAACactcgcaaagtgtttgagtaaatgctttctattctcttattcacaaagaataatgaaacaatgaatggagtgagtacaGCTGAGGGGGagactctctatttatagttgagctcccccaaaaccgacagtcaagatacatttacatcgacggatgagattagccatatcccttaattttaggaatttacaagataagccttatctaatctaatctttacaagatatgcttccttctatcttctaagattagttatcatattagcctaagttgtcatctcttcattatcgggccaaccaggcttcaatttgacaggcttgtccaatagctctttggatcgggccagttcttatgggccaaatgatccccatctgagcaatagacctccattggatgcatttgttgcgatggtcacgggctttgaccTGCGGCCCGTGACAAAAGTCGGTACTTAATTATTCCTATAGGCAAAAGGATTGCCCTTGCTAAAGGAGAGGTCTACatatttatagataattttCTTCTTaggtgaaatattaaatatgtaagAATACCTGATAGTGTAGCAGCAGGAGGAGGAATAATTAGGGACTGCCATGGAGCGTGGGTGATCGGTTTTGCTAGAAGCATGGATATGTGCTCAGAAATGGAGGCGGAGATGTGGGGGGTGGACAATGGGTTATCTCTTGCTTGGAACTTGGGTGCCACACGGATAATTTTGGATTGGTGCAAGCATTGAACGGGCGAGACGGGGTGGTACAACATATCGCACTTTTCCATGAGCTGAAAATGTTGCTGCGACGAGACTGGGTAGTTCACGTTAGACGTGTTCATCAGGGAAGCAATAGTGTTAGCTGATGGAATGGCTGACCTTCTCAAAAGAACTCAAGTTGGCTTTCAAACTTACTCCGAACCACCAGCTACAATTTATGGTCGATTGCTTCAAGATAGCACTAGTTGACTGGCCTTAGTTTTTAGGCTGAGGTTTTGTTAGTTTGCTTCTTatttagcaaaaaaataaaataaaatgtaagatTACTCTTcgcataataataaaattagtatttgatGTTTATATTGCTTgcgaatttaatttttttattagttaaatatggcatttaatatcttaaaaagagtcaaattaatattttaaacaaaaatattgactaaaacgttaaaattttaaacatgatagTCTGCATGAAATTTCATATGTACTTTGTTGATGTTAGGTATCAACAAAAAAGAGACACTGAGGAGGATGTG from Gossypium raimondii isolate GPD5lz chromosome 1, ASM2569854v1, whole genome shotgun sequence harbors:
- the LOC105779024 gene encoding probable hexosyltransferase MUCI70, which translates into the protein MNGGSLGLRTGSYGLLQNINGAIAGGGISKSLSNVRKSSTKMLSVIREKERPLPNAWYRYIGCRKFSMLLLIAFALLVFALGSFVVNKDSTSPNVLQRIGTLGIVPYVNGGHHEASQILGEKDKKKDENRFQIPAFKGASVLPFRHPCVNFTFPPPPPPTRRRLGPRPCPVCYLPVDQAIASMPSSSSASPVLHNLTYVLNENPIKSEPQGGSDFGGYPSLKQRNDSFDIKESMAVHCGFIKGSKPGHGTGFDFDESDLAELQQFHDIIVASAIFGNYDVIQQPQNISEEAKKNIPFYMFVDEETEAFMKNRSILSSSKRVGLWRIVVIHNVPYSDARRNGKVPKLLLHRIFPNVRYSIWIDGKLQLVVDPYQVLERFLWRQNANFAISRHYRRFDVFVEAEANKAAGKYDNSSIDEQVDFYKKEGLTPYSEAKLPITSDVPEGCVLIKEHIPITNLLTCLWFNEVNRFTSRDQLSFAIVRDKIMTKVDWSINMFLDCERRNFVIQSYHRDLLEQMPPPVPAVVRRPPALPNTRGKTPGKRIPRRGRDRRSGSSRHRKAAASNRDRNFF
- the LOC105779052 gene encoding uncharacterized protein LOC105779052, whose translation is MSLPGFFIICMLHSMVAITCGALMVFYTKEVSVFGHGHEIASKLQGSTPHDQLLIQTSQSFSGLLLFTIGLVLFMVAFVEDREFQSFFAKGCVLLHVSMAVWRVCFEGKLEDLAHQWLRQALGDIMLSLSWVLLLACSWREKYD